One window from the genome of Pandoraea fibrosis encodes:
- a CDS encoding MgtC/SapB family protein encodes MTEIIEVTLRLTAALILGGLVGLNRNLHHKSVGLRTLAIVSFGSALFVLAVVPFPGSSLTFDGSSVGRVIQGIVAGIGFLGAGCIIRPSHGASVHGFTTAAALWSTTGIGIICGLGRWHIALVAMALLLIVLAVGGRIEALAHRWLGHDEPREPSSDEDASAPRGRDGK; translated from the coding sequence ATGACGGAGATCATCGAAGTCACATTGCGGCTGACGGCGGCGTTGATTCTGGGCGGCCTCGTCGGGCTCAATCGAAATCTGCACCACAAGTCGGTCGGTTTGCGAACGCTGGCGATCGTATCGTTCGGCTCGGCCTTGTTCGTGCTGGCGGTCGTGCCGTTTCCGGGGTCGTCGCTCACCTTCGACGGGTCGTCGGTCGGCCGGGTGATACAAGGCATCGTTGCCGGCATCGGCTTTCTTGGCGCGGGGTGCATCATCCGTCCGAGCCACGGCGCCTCGGTGCATGGATTCACGACGGCGGCGGCGCTATGGAGTACGACAGGGATCGGCATCATTTGCGGTCTGGGCCGCTGGCATATCGCGCTTGTGGCGATGGCGCTGCTGCTTATCGTGCTGGCGGTCGGCGGACGCATCGAAGCGCTCGCGCACCGGTGGCTGGGACACGACGAACCGCGGGAGCCTTCGTCTGACGAGGACGCATCGGCGCCGCGTGGGCGCGACGGCAAGTGA
- the dinB gene encoding DNA polymerase IV — MSSSIRKIIHCDADCFYASVEMRDDPSLRGIPLAVGGQPDQRGVVATCNYEARAFGVRSAMPSAQALKLCPELRIIAPTMSRYQEASRRIMAIYRDYTDLVEPLSLDEAYLDVTDSEHCEGSATLIAREIRARVAAEVGLTVSAGVAPNKFIAKIASDWRKPDGMFVVRPAQVDAFVAVLPVERLFGVGKVTAEKLRALGVDSCGDLRSHSMADLTERFGVFGQRLFERCRGIDTREVSPDRERKSISVETTYTRDLRTLAECETALEPLLRQLLERIERARRSEPLSVAKVFVKIRFADFSRTTAEAGALGVDPAQCRELLAEAVGRKRKPVRLMGVGVRLMEAQAARQLRLFDDWDDATALTAAPPGDNAPSQA; from the coding sequence ATGTCATCCTCAATCCGCAAGATCATTCACTGCGACGCCGACTGCTTCTACGCCTCCGTCGAGATGCGTGACGATCCGTCGTTGCGGGGAATTCCGCTGGCCGTCGGCGGGCAACCCGATCAGCGCGGCGTGGTGGCGACATGCAATTACGAGGCACGCGCCTTCGGTGTGCGCTCCGCAATGCCCTCGGCCCAGGCGCTCAAGTTGTGTCCCGAGCTGCGCATCATTGCACCGACGATGAGCCGGTATCAGGAGGCGTCACGGCGCATCATGGCGATCTATCGCGACTACACGGATCTCGTCGAACCGCTATCGCTGGACGAAGCGTATCTGGATGTCACGGACAGCGAACATTGCGAGGGCTCGGCGACACTGATTGCCCGAGAGATTCGCGCGCGTGTTGCCGCCGAAGTCGGGCTGACTGTCTCGGCAGGCGTGGCGCCGAACAAGTTCATCGCGAAGATCGCCAGTGACTGGCGCAAGCCCGATGGCATGTTCGTCGTGCGGCCTGCGCAGGTCGACGCGTTCGTGGCCGTACTGCCCGTCGAGCGCCTGTTCGGAGTGGGAAAGGTCACGGCGGAAAAGCTTCGTGCCCTGGGTGTGGATTCCTGCGGCGATTTGCGTAGCCACTCGATGGCCGATCTCACCGAGCGTTTCGGCGTGTTCGGGCAACGCCTTTTCGAGCGCTGCCGTGGCATCGACACCCGCGAGGTGAGTCCGGATCGCGAGCGCAAATCGATCAGTGTCGAGACCACCTACACGCGCGATCTACGAACGCTTGCCGAATGCGAAACGGCGCTGGAACCGCTGCTTCGCCAGCTATTGGAGCGCATCGAGCGGGCGCGCCGTAGCGAGCCGCTGTCGGTCGCCAAAGTCTTCGTCAAAATCCGCTTTGCCGATTTCTCGCGCACGACGGCTGAGGCCGGTGCGTTGGGCGTCGACCCTGCGCAATGCAGAGAATTGCTGGCGGAAGCGGTGGGCCGCAAACGCAAACCCGTTCGGCTCATGGGGGTGGGGGTGCGCCTGATGGAGGCGCAGGCGGCGCGTCAGTTGCGACTGTTCGACGACTGGGACGACGCTACCGCACTGACTGCGGCGCCACCGGGAGATAATGCGCCATCACAGGCATAG
- a CDS encoding CaiB/BaiF CoA transferase family protein — MTESLDLSQARQSSASSPGASASEAADAPLAGITVLDLTRLLPGPLAGLRLAELGARVIKIEDKGAGDYAREMMLGESEAPPSAFWRLLNRGKSVERLDLKHDTDRATFRDWVSRADVLLEGFRPGVMARLGFDYETLARLRPSLVMASITGYGQRGPMAQAAGHDINYIGYAGVLDQLGDAADAPIVPNFQIGDLYGGGQATVQAVLAALVAAQRTGRGRWLDISMTHEVFRANLVPAVALHRQGHASRAGTDLLNGGVPCYQVYRTQDARHMAVGALELKFWQTLCDVLGRSDWKSRHWSLGQAIGGEDARELQRELAAVFASASQADWAARFADADCCVTPVLRLEEAMTHPLFAQVRESLLP, encoded by the coding sequence ATGACCGAATCGCTCGATCTCTCTCAGGCACGTCAATCGTCCGCTTCGTCCCCGGGTGCCAGTGCTTCCGAGGCTGCCGACGCACCGCTTGCCGGTATCACCGTTCTGGATCTCACACGCCTGTTGCCGGGACCACTTGCGGGGCTTCGCCTAGCCGAACTCGGAGCACGCGTCATCAAGATCGAGGACAAGGGCGCGGGCGACTACGCGCGGGAGATGATGCTGGGGGAAAGCGAGGCGCCACCGAGTGCGTTCTGGCGGCTGCTCAATCGGGGCAAGTCCGTCGAGCGCCTCGATCTGAAGCACGACACGGATCGTGCGACGTTTCGAGATTGGGTGTCTCGTGCCGACGTGCTGCTCGAGGGATTCCGGCCCGGCGTGATGGCGCGGCTCGGCTTCGATTACGAGACGCTCGCGCGTTTGCGACCGTCGCTCGTGATGGCGTCGATCACTGGCTACGGACAGCGTGGCCCGATGGCGCAAGCCGCAGGGCACGACATCAACTACATCGGCTATGCCGGCGTGCTCGATCAGTTGGGCGACGCGGCGGACGCGCCCATCGTCCCGAACTTCCAGATCGGCGACTTGTACGGCGGCGGGCAGGCGACGGTGCAAGCGGTGTTGGCAGCTCTCGTTGCGGCGCAGCGCACCGGGCGAGGTCGTTGGCTCGATATCTCCATGACACACGAGGTCTTTCGCGCGAATCTTGTCCCCGCCGTGGCGTTGCACCGGCAGGGCCACGCGTCGCGGGCGGGCACCGATTTGCTCAACGGCGGCGTGCCTTGCTATCAGGTGTACCGCACACAGGACGCACGGCACATGGCCGTAGGGGCGCTCGAACTCAAGTTCTGGCAGACCCTGTGCGATGTGCTCGGACGCAGCGACTGGAAGTCGCGTCACTGGTCACTGGGACAAGCGATCGGTGGCGAGGATGCGCGCGAACTTCAGCGCGAATTGGCCGCAGTGTTTGCAAGCGCGTCGCAGGCGGACTGGGCGGCGCGTTTTGCCGATGCGGATTGCTGCGTCACCCCGGTGTTGCGTCTGGAGGAAGCGATGACGCATCCGCTGTTCGCGCAAGTGCGCGAGTCGCTGCTGCCCTGA
- a CDS encoding CaiB/BaiF CoA transferase family protein: MLDESPAVPTPLQGIRVVEFSHMVMGPACGMVLGDLGADVIKVEPVGGDATRRLLGTGAGFFRAFNRNKRSLAVDVTRPEGRELILRLVSTADVLTENFKPGRMRQLGLDYATLSRLNPALVYVSLKGFLPGPYAARTALDEVVQMMAGLAYMTGLPGQPLRAGASVNDIMGGVFGALAALAALYERKTTGRGQEVQGALFENCVLLAAQHMQQYAVTGVAPDPMPARVSAWGVYDVFTARDGVQIFLAVVSDTQWRIFCDVFGRHDLADDARLATNNDRVLARDWLLPLLREMMQGFDAGYLAAAFERHGLPFAPIATPQTLFDDPHLLASGGLGDLVTEDGEHTQVPLLPITMAGQRFTARRPLPLAGAHTNEILRDLGYLDAQIARLLSEGVVAGPLDETSADDASGADVHTGPVLWEDGASQG, translated from the coding sequence ATGCTGGATGAATCTCCTGCGGTGCCGACGCCGTTGCAAGGCATTCGCGTTGTGGAGTTTTCCCATATGGTGATGGGTCCTGCGTGCGGCATGGTCCTCGGCGATCTGGGTGCCGACGTCATCAAGGTGGAACCCGTGGGTGGCGACGCGACGCGGCGTCTGCTGGGCACGGGCGCGGGCTTTTTCCGTGCATTCAATCGGAACAAGCGCAGTCTTGCCGTGGACGTCACTCGGCCAGAGGGTCGCGAACTGATTCTGCGGCTGGTCAGCACGGCCGACGTGTTGACAGAGAACTTCAAGCCCGGGCGAATGCGCCAGCTCGGGTTGGACTATGCGACGTTGTCGCGTCTGAACCCGGCGCTTGTCTACGTCTCGCTCAAAGGCTTTTTGCCGGGACCCTACGCTGCACGCACGGCGCTCGACGAGGTGGTGCAGATGATGGCGGGGCTGGCCTACATGACGGGGCTGCCCGGGCAGCCCCTGCGGGCGGGCGCATCGGTCAACGACATCATGGGTGGCGTGTTCGGTGCACTCGCTGCGCTGGCGGCGTTGTACGAGCGCAAGACGACCGGACGCGGACAGGAAGTTCAGGGAGCGCTGTTCGAGAACTGCGTGCTGCTCGCGGCGCAGCACATGCAGCAGTATGCCGTGACGGGCGTGGCGCCCGATCCGATGCCTGCGCGCGTGTCGGCCTGGGGCGTGTACGACGTGTTCACGGCGCGCGATGGGGTGCAGATCTTTCTCGCAGTCGTGAGCGACACCCAATGGCGAATTTTCTGCGACGTGTTCGGCCGTCACGATCTGGCCGACGATGCACGGCTCGCGACGAACAACGACCGGGTGCTGGCACGCGACTGGCTGCTGCCCCTGCTGCGCGAGATGATGCAGGGATTCGACGCCGGTTATCTCGCGGCCGCGTTTGAGCGTCACGGTTTGCCGTTCGCGCCGATCGCAACGCCACAGACGTTGTTCGACGATCCGCATTTGCTCGCCAGTGGCGGGCTGGGCGATCTGGTCACGGAGGATGGCGAGCACACGCAGGTGCCACTGCTGCCGATCACCATGGCGGGGCAGCGCTTCACTGCGCGCCGCCCGTTACCTTTGGCCGGCGCGCACACGAACGAAATCCTGCGAGATCTGGGATATCTCGATGCTCAGATCGCCCGTCTGTTGAGCGAGGGCGTGGTGGCGGGGCCGCTGGACGAAACGTCTGCGGACGATGCCTCCGGTGCGGACGTTCACACCGGTCCCGTTTTGTGGGAGGACGGCGCCAGTCAAGGCTGA
- a CDS encoding aconitase family protein, with translation MQATVQLNGRVLWLSERAEAMTRQLAGESLTRAEAGPLRDQISTDEMTPAWACLAFDETLGDYVYVGLRCSEDAVDPAGVFPVRPKAVREGGFALSVAGLRRGKGSSREASPFAEWCAGIRVVIAESFERIYAQNCQNLGLLMSTDLALAERLQAGEAVPMEAFLEDCDPLAEAIVRSGGLFGYTRRRLSGDTVPPRPEHPAGAMTYGEKLIAHALGVARVRAGDAVFVPADWRFSHEYVTPMAVSFLRHAFGDEVPALHDPASMLCFEDHLTHLDAVSADGSRPPPLVDAARRLGAVQREFCAQHDLRLHGRAPGGGSEGICHALMLERYALPGQVIVGTDSHTPHCGAVGAFAFGVGATEMANAWLTGDARLTVPGTCLVHLRSQLPAGVGAKDLALHLLHLPYIRDGRAIGQIIEFAGEAVAHLSTDERATLTNMVAEIGGLTGLIVPDVETVRYLRERRGIDVSLAPWMTSDAQASYAHVIEIDCSRLGAMVASPGDPGNGVALADMTGVVPIDIAYGGSCTGSKRDDLQACHDVLAWGLSHGHRVAERVRFYLQYGSEDVRAWCEAQGYAEVFKAAGVTMLSPGCGACVNAGPGVSRAAGEVVISAQNRNFPGRSGPGQMWLGSPATVAASALAGYIVGFDQLRRDGFVSHAVSTPGRPCGEASRAGSGG, from the coding sequence ATGCAAGCCACCGTGCAATTGAACGGACGCGTGCTGTGGTTGAGCGAGCGTGCCGAGGCCATGACCCGGCAACTGGCGGGCGAGTCACTGACGCGTGCCGAGGCCGGGCCCCTGCGCGACCAGATTTCCACCGACGAGATGACGCCCGCATGGGCGTGTCTGGCGTTCGACGAGACGTTGGGCGACTACGTTTATGTCGGCTTGCGATGCAGTGAAGACGCGGTAGATCCTGCCGGCGTGTTTCCCGTCAGACCGAAAGCGGTGCGCGAAGGCGGCTTCGCCCTCTCGGTCGCCGGACTGCGCCGGGGCAAGGGATCGTCGCGAGAGGCAAGTCCATTTGCCGAATGGTGTGCTGGCATCCGTGTCGTGATTGCAGAGAGTTTCGAGCGGATCTACGCGCAGAACTGCCAGAACCTCGGATTGTTGATGTCGACCGACCTGGCGCTGGCCGAGCGTTTGCAGGCGGGAGAGGCGGTGCCGATGGAAGCCTTCCTCGAAGACTGCGATCCGTTGGCCGAAGCCATCGTGCGCAGTGGCGGGTTGTTCGGCTACACGCGGCGGCGTCTGTCGGGGGATACCGTGCCACCGCGTCCCGAGCACCCGGCGGGGGCGATGACCTACGGCGAGAAACTCATCGCACACGCGCTCGGCGTAGCGCGTGTGCGGGCGGGCGACGCCGTGTTCGTGCCTGCCGATTGGCGCTTCTCCCATGAGTACGTGACACCGATGGCCGTGAGTTTCCTGCGCCATGCCTTCGGCGATGAGGTGCCGGCATTGCACGATCCGGCGTCGATGCTTTGCTTCGAGGACCACCTCACCCATCTCGACGCGGTCTCTGCCGACGGCAGCCGCCCGCCGCCGCTGGTTGACGCAGCAAGACGTTTGGGGGCGGTGCAGCGGGAATTCTGTGCGCAGCACGATCTGCGGCTTCATGGGCGAGCGCCCGGTGGCGGCTCGGAAGGCATCTGCCATGCGCTGATGCTCGAACGCTATGCGTTGCCGGGGCAGGTGATCGTTGGCACCGATTCGCACACCCCGCATTGCGGCGCTGTCGGTGCCTTTGCGTTCGGCGTTGGCGCGACTGAAATGGCGAACGCGTGGCTCACGGGCGATGCACGCCTGACCGTCCCCGGCACCTGTCTTGTGCATCTGCGCTCGCAGTTGCCGGCAGGCGTAGGGGCGAAGGATCTGGCGTTGCATCTGCTGCATCTGCCGTACATCCGAGACGGCCGCGCCATTGGCCAGATCATCGAATTCGCCGGCGAGGCGGTGGCTCATCTGTCGACCGACGAGCGGGCGACGCTCACCAATATGGTCGCCGAAATTGGCGGGCTGACCGGGCTGATCGTGCCCGACGTCGAGACGGTTCGCTATTTGCGCGAGCGGCGTGGCATCGACGTCTCGCTAGCGCCGTGGATGACCAGCGATGCGCAGGCGTCCTACGCCCATGTCATCGAGATCGATTGCTCGCGTCTTGGGGCGATGGTGGCGAGTCCGGGTGACCCGGGCAACGGGGTGGCGCTTGCCGATATGACGGGGGTCGTGCCCATCGATATCGCTTATGGCGGATCGTGTACGGGCAGCAAGCGCGACGATCTGCAGGCCTGTCACGACGTGCTCGCGTGGGGACTGTCTCACGGGCATCGCGTAGCCGAGCGTGTGCGCTTCTACCTGCAATACGGCAGTGAAGACGTGCGTGCGTGGTGCGAGGCGCAAGGCTATGCCGAGGTATTCAAGGCCGCTGGCGTGACGATGCTCTCGCCGGGGTGCGGCGCGTGTGTGAATGCGGGGCCGGGCGTCTCCCGTGCGGCGGGGGAAGTGGTCATCAGCGCTCAGAACCGGAATTTCCCCGGACGTTCCGGTCCGGGACAGATGTGGCTGGGCAGTCCGGCTACCGTGGCGGCGAGTGCCTTGGCGGGGTACATCGTCGGCTTCGATCAACTACGACGCGACGGATTCGTTTCGCATGCCGTAAGCACGCCGGGCCGGCCGTGTGGCGAAGCGTCGCGAGCAGGTTCGGGAGGGTAG
- a CDS encoding ABC transporter substrate-binding protein, translating into MTHAEARRVRDAVGRLILVLTLIALGLVALSLSAGASAAPAQPLEKTKVTIAVGGKPGLYYLPLTIAEQLGYFKDEGLDVTIDDFAGGSKALQAVVGGSADVGTGAFEHTLLMQTKGLTYQAFAVLGAAPQLVLGVVKAKAGEVKSVKDLKGMRIGVSAPGSSTHMLVNVALAKVGLKPADVSIVGVGSNATVVAAARGGQVDAVSNVDPMMTLLQESGDLKVLVDTRTQAGTRAMFGGPMPAAVMYAPQSFIQKNPHTVQALANAIVRADKWLQHASAADLLKTVPEPYLLGDKTLYLKAFANCREAFSPDGMMPADGPATALKALASFTPEVKPSQIRLGDTWTNAFAIQANRQYP; encoded by the coding sequence ATGACACATGCCGAAGCGCGCCGTGTGCGCGATGCCGTGGGACGCTTGATTCTCGTTCTCACGTTGATTGCGCTGGGCCTGGTGGCATTGAGCCTGAGCGCCGGGGCGTCTGCCGCTCCCGCACAGCCGCTCGAAAAGACGAAGGTCACGATTGCCGTAGGCGGAAAGCCTGGCCTCTATTACCTGCCGCTGACCATCGCCGAACAACTCGGTTATTTCAAGGACGAAGGCCTCGACGTGACCATCGACGATTTCGCCGGTGGCTCGAAAGCACTGCAGGCCGTGGTCGGCGGGAGTGCCGACGTCGGCACCGGTGCCTTCGAACACACGCTGCTGATGCAGACCAAGGGGCTGACCTATCAGGCGTTTGCCGTACTGGGCGCCGCACCGCAACTCGTGCTCGGGGTGGTGAAGGCCAAGGCCGGTGAGGTCAAGTCGGTCAAGGATCTGAAGGGCATGCGCATCGGTGTCAGTGCGCCCGGATCGAGCACGCACATGCTTGTGAACGTCGCGCTCGCGAAAGTCGGGCTCAAGCCGGCCGACGTGTCGATCGTCGGCGTCGGGAGCAACGCAACGGTCGTCGCTGCCGCCCGCGGCGGACAGGTCGATGCCGTCTCGAACGTCGATCCGATGATGACGCTGCTGCAGGAGTCTGGCGATCTCAAGGTGCTTGTCGACACGCGCACGCAGGCGGGCACCCGCGCCATGTTCGGCGGGCCGATGCCGGCCGCCGTGATGTACGCACCCCAAAGCTTTATCCAGAAAAATCCGCATACGGTGCAGGCGTTGGCCAACGCTATCGTGCGGGCGGACAAGTGGCTTCAGCATGCCTCCGCCGCCGACCTCCTGAAAACGGTGCCGGAACCCTATCTGTTGGGCGACAAGACGCTCTATCTGAAAGCCTTCGCCAACTGTCGCGAGGCATTTTCGCCGGACGGCATGATGCCCGCCGACGGTCCTGCCACGGCGCTCAAGGCGCTCGCATCGTTCACTCCCGAAGTCAAGCCGTCGCAGATCCGGCTGGGCGATACGTGGACCAACGCATTCGCGATACAAGCGAATCGGCAGTACCCCTGA
- a CDS encoding LysR family transcriptional regulator, which produces MALWRIDLVSLRLFVAVCEESSIARAAEREFIAPSAVSKRINDLESLVGSALLQRHKWGVRATPAGEALLHHARNVLRSLEKMQGDLSEYTSGVRGHIRIFANVSSIVETLPDELGAFLRRHEGVKVDLEEHTSAQVVRGVADGATDIGICWDAVDTRDVEVFPYRHDQIVTVLHREHPLACAEQLAFIETLDFDQIGVHPDSAMYTVLRRLAAEQGKTVKFRIHVSTFEAVCRMVRANLGLAIAPREAVGIYSQVTDGEALRIVPLTDPWAQRRLVVCVRRYDALPVASRMLVDHLCARNVTAGNA; this is translated from the coding sequence ATGGCGCTATGGCGGATCGATCTTGTCTCGCTGCGACTGTTCGTCGCCGTTTGCGAAGAGAGCAGCATTGCCCGCGCCGCCGAGCGCGAATTCATCGCGCCCTCGGCGGTCAGCAAGCGCATCAACGACCTCGAATCCCTTGTCGGATCGGCGCTTCTCCAGCGCCACAAATGGGGCGTGCGGGCCACCCCGGCAGGCGAAGCCCTGTTGCACCACGCGCGCAATGTCCTGCGCAGTCTCGAGAAGATGCAGGGCGATTTGTCCGAGTACACCAGCGGCGTGCGTGGTCACATCCGCATCTTCGCCAACGTTTCCTCGATTGTCGAAACATTGCCCGATGAACTCGGCGCGTTCCTGCGTCGCCACGAAGGGGTGAAGGTCGACCTCGAAGAGCACACCAGCGCGCAGGTGGTGCGGGGGGTGGCCGATGGCGCGACCGACATCGGCATTTGCTGGGACGCGGTCGATACCCGCGACGTCGAAGTCTTTCCCTACCGGCACGACCAGATTGTGACCGTGCTGCACCGTGAACACCCGCTGGCCTGTGCGGAGCAACTCGCGTTCATCGAGACACTCGATTTCGATCAGATCGGTGTGCATCCGGACAGCGCCATGTATACCGTGCTGCGACGCCTGGCCGCCGAGCAGGGCAAGACGGTCAAATTCCGTATCCATGTCTCGACCTTCGAAGCCGTGTGCCGCATGGTGCGCGCGAACCTCGGACTCGCGATTGCGCCGCGCGAAGCCGTCGGCATCTATTCGCAGGTCACCGACGGAGAGGCGTTGCGCATTGTGCCGCTCACCGATCCGTGGGCGCAGCGGCGTCTGGTCGTATGTGTGCGCCGGTACGATGCTTTGCCGGTCGCGTCGCGCATGCTGGTCGACCATTTGTGCGCCCGTAACGTAACAGCGGGTAACGCCTGA
- a CDS encoding ABC transporter permease, translating into MSSTPPSRAATDPVSLDAFSGASDPAEGLITSAAVAGTTQTLPAGRASGLAGEVGDARRRARGGGRGRLSGVGAWRLVAWIPALIVLVPMFGIVAALGAGDADTRAVLAHMLDTVLPEYALNSLRISLAVSVGVLVAGVASAWLVVHYAFPGRRLLEWALILPLAMPAYVTAYAYTDFLQFAGPVQSALRKLLAVERVTWFPEVRSWYGAAWVFAGAFYPYVYLLARTAFLEHSQRVFEAARTLGCTPLQAFVRVALPLARPALVAGVALVLMETLADYGAVAYFGVPTFTTGIYRAWLSMGDRVAAAQLSACLLFTVLVLLIAEARSRARLRYYGAPGRAPTTSRRTRLHGARAAWATLACALPLVVGFVLPVLIMLRLAVSELDQVPWPRYGEWVYNTVRLAGVAALVASAFAIVLGYAQRLAPGRVTRIAVRLVGVGYAIPGAVIALGILTPVLSLDSWLGSAFGAKGLVLAGTGGVLIYAYVVRFLPAALQSVDAGFGRIAPNLDASARSLGVGGWSMLRRVHLPLLRGSVLSAALLVFVDVMKELPATLALRPFNMDTLAVVTSHLAADERLAEAAVPALTLVLVGLLPVLVLARAMARRA; encoded by the coding sequence ATGTCATCGACGCCTCCGTCACGCGCCGCCACTGATCCCGTTTCCCTCGATGCGTTCTCCGGGGCGAGCGATCCGGCCGAGGGCCTGATCACGTCCGCCGCCGTGGCCGGGACGACGCAAACGCTGCCCGCAGGTCGCGCATCCGGCCTCGCCGGCGAAGTCGGCGACGCTCGCAGACGTGCCCGAGGCGGTGGCAGGGGCCGTCTCTCCGGGGTGGGGGCGTGGCGGCTGGTGGCGTGGATCCCGGCACTGATCGTGCTCGTGCCGATGTTCGGTATCGTGGCGGCGCTGGGCGCCGGAGACGCGGACACGCGTGCCGTCCTCGCCCATATGCTCGACACGGTGCTGCCCGAATATGCCCTCAACTCGCTGCGTATCTCGCTGGCGGTGAGCGTCGGCGTACTCGTTGCCGGGGTGGCGAGCGCCTGGCTGGTCGTGCACTATGCGTTTCCCGGGCGACGCCTGCTCGAGTGGGCGCTGATCCTGCCGCTCGCGATGCCCGCCTACGTGACGGCCTACGCCTATACCGACTTCCTTCAGTTCGCCGGGCCGGTCCAGAGCGCACTGCGCAAGCTGCTGGCGGTCGAGCGTGTGACGTGGTTTCCCGAGGTGCGCTCGTGGTACGGCGCGGCGTGGGTGTTCGCCGGGGCCTTTTATCCCTACGTCTATTTATTGGCGCGCACGGCATTTCTGGAGCACAGCCAGCGCGTCTTCGAGGCCGCGCGCACGCTCGGGTGCACGCCCTTGCAGGCGTTCGTGCGCGTGGCCTTGCCGCTGGCGCGTCCGGCGCTGGTCGCGGGCGTGGCGCTCGTTCTCATGGAGACGCTGGCCGATTATGGGGCGGTCGCCTACTTCGGGGTGCCGACATTCACGACCGGCATCTACCGTGCATGGTTGTCGATGGGCGACCGGGTGGCCGCCGCGCAACTCTCCGCATGTTTGCTGTTCACTGTGCTCGTTCTGCTGATTGCCGAAGCGCGCAGCCGCGCGCGACTGCGGTACTACGGCGCGCCCGGACGCGCCCCGACGACCTCGCGCCGAACCCGACTGCATGGTGCAAGGGCGGCATGGGCCACGCTCGCGTGTGCATTGCCGCTCGTCGTCGGCTTTGTGCTGCCCGTACTGATCATGCTGCGACTCGCCGTTTCGGAGCTGGATCAGGTGCCCTGGCCCCGCTACGGGGAATGGGTGTACAACACCGTGCGTCTGGCGGGCGTGGCGGCGCTGGTCGCGAGTGCCTTCGCGATCGTGCTGGGTTATGCACAGCGACTGGCGCCAGGGCGCGTGACGCGCATCGCCGTGCGGCTGGTCGGTGTCGGCTATGCCATCCCGGGTGCGGTCATCGCGCTGGGCATTCTCACCCCTGTGCTGTCTCTCGATAGCTGGCTTGGCAGCGCATTCGGCGCCAAGGGGCTGGTGCTCGCCGGGACCGGAGGTGTGCTGATCTATGCCTATGTCGTGCGATTCCTGCCGGCGGCATTGCAAAGTGTGGACGCCGGCTTCGGACGCATCGCCCCGAATCTCGACGCCAGCGCGCGCAGTCTTGGTGTGGGGGGCTGGTCGATGCTGCGCCGGGTGCATCTGCCGCTGCTGCGCGGCAGCGTGCTGAGCGCCGCGCTGCTTGTATTCGTCGATGTCATGAAAGAACTGCCGGCGACGCTTGCCCTGCGGCCCTTCAATATGGATACGCTGGCGGTCGTCACCAGCCATCTCGCCGCCGACGAGCGCCTCGCCGAGGCCGCGGTGCCTGCCCTGACGCTGGTGCTGGTGGGGCTGCTGCCGGTGCTCGTACTGGCGCGCGCCATGGCTCGACGTGCCTGA